In Denitratisoma sp. DHT3, one DNA window encodes the following:
- the epsA gene encoding XrtB/PEP-CTERM-associated transcriptional regulator EpsA — translation MLSNPPAESSQAALTPTPAMRASSQSGPLDAMEMEAIAINLQAAARIHKGYQFFSWTQGLLQSLINHEMLICIAASGEHALARVESFSTSTLDQEFVRQLCHQDILLIQNLIQKWRMNHHEPAIHHVANDAPFTSSALARELKRIGSTTILCLGAFGTDSNLAAFYIFACNEEELTPRRAYIAELLLPFLHAAWVRTRVEPAQEGGASLSQDRSQLTQREQEVLKWIYLGKSNIEIGLILGISPLTVKNHVQEILRRLNVLNRAQAVGKALSLHLISTT, via the coding sequence ATGCTCAGCAACCCGCCAGCAGAGTCTTCCCAAGCGGCCTTGACGCCCACGCCGGCGATGCGCGCTTCCAGCCAGTCGGGGCCGCTCGACGCCATGGAGATGGAGGCCATCGCCATCAACTTGCAGGCCGCGGCCCGCATCCACAAGGGCTACCAGTTCTTCAGCTGGACCCAGGGCCTGCTGCAGAGCCTGATCAACCATGAAATGCTGATCTGCATCGCCGCCAGCGGCGAGCATGCGCTGGCGCGCGTGGAAAGTTTCTCGACCTCCACGCTGGATCAGGAATTCGTCCGTCAGCTCTGCCATCAGGACATACTGCTGATTCAGAACCTGATCCAGAAATGGCGGATGAATCACCACGAGCCGGCCATTCACCACGTCGCGAACGACGCGCCGTTCACCAGCAGCGCCCTGGCGCGGGAACTGAAGCGCATCGGTTCGACGACGATTCTCTGCCTCGGCGCCTTCGGTACGGACAGCAATCTCGCCGCCTTCTACATCTTCGCCTGCAACGAGGAAGAACTCACGCCGCGGCGGGCGTACATCGCCGAGCTGCTGCTGCCCTTCCTCCATGCCGCCTGGGTGCGCACCCGGGTCGAGCCCGCCCAGGAGGGCGGCGCCAGCCTGTCCCAGGATCGCAGCCAGCTCACCCAGCGCGAACAGGAAGTCCTGAAGTGGATCTATCTGGGGAAAAGCAACATCGAAATCGGCCTGATCCTGGGGATCAGCCCACTCACGGTGAAGAACCACGTCCAGGAGATCCTGCGCCGGTTGAACGTGCTGAACCGGGCACAGGCGGTCGGCAAGGCGTTGTCGCTGCATCTGATCTCAACAACCTGA
- the epsE gene encoding polysaccharide export protein EpsE, whose translation MFSRLRITLLCLLLGVWSSALRAGEEETLGPGDSVRVAVSQNPNLTTETRISARGNIWFPLIGDVEIGGLTQGEAVTKIADLLKQGRYLNDPIVTITVLQIRSRQVSVLGQVARPGRYVLDDAGTRLTDVLALAGGIAPDGDSRVTIVSASEGGAVKREVDITRIYRNSDSSANVELRNGDTVVVERAPVFYINGEVFRAGAYRLAENLNVMQAVSLAGGVTPRGTERGIRIHRRGADGSLRDIGAGMSDSVLANDVIDIPERLF comes from the coding sequence ATGTTTTCCCGTCTGCGCATCACCCTGCTTTGCCTGCTCCTCGGCGTCTGGTCTTCCGCTCTCCGGGCCGGGGAGGAGGAGACGCTCGGCCCCGGCGACAGCGTCCGGGTCGCCGTCTCCCAGAATCCGAATCTGACCACGGAAACCCGTATTTCCGCGCGGGGCAATATCTGGTTCCCGCTGATCGGCGACGTCGAGATCGGGGGCCTGACCCAGGGCGAGGCGGTGACGAAAATCGCCGACCTGCTGAAGCAGGGGCGGTACCTGAACGACCCCATCGTCACCATCACCGTGTTGCAGATCCGCAGCCGGCAGGTTTCGGTCCTGGGGCAGGTCGCCCGGCCCGGCCGCTACGTGCTCGACGACGCCGGCACGCGCCTGACCGATGTGCTGGCGCTGGCCGGGGGCATCGCGCCCGACGGCGACAGCCGGGTGACGATCGTCAGCGCCTCCGAGGGCGGCGCCGTCAAGCGCGAGGTGGATATCACGCGCATCTATCGCAACAGCGACTCCAGCGCCAACGTCGAACTCAGGAACGGCGACACGGTGGTGGTCGAACGGGCCCCCGTGTTCTACATCAATGGCGAGGTGTTCCGGGCCGGCGCCTATCGCCTGGCCGAGAACCTGAACGTGATGCAGGCCGTTTCCCTGGCGGGCGGCGTCACTCCCCGCGGGACGGAGCGCGGCATCCGGATCCATCGTCGCGGCGCCGACGGCAGCCTGCGCGACATCGGCGCGGGCATGTCCGACAGCGTGCTCGCCAACGATGTGATCGATATCCCCGAGAGACTGTTCTAG
- the amrB gene encoding AmmeMemoRadiSam system protein B, giving the protein MAASPTATTPTSSASGYLRPPAVAGLFYPGDGQQLAVEVSALLAECHPPRLRPKALIAPHAGYIYSGPVAAQAYALLEPLRPVVRRVLLLGPVHRVPVRGLATTGASHFRTPLGDVPIDGAAVREACRLPQVAIYDQAHGAEHSLEVHLPFLQTVLDEFSLVPFAVGMASASEVAEVLDLLWGGEETLIVVSSDLSHYQPYQEARQRDRHTADDILHLRLLGDHEQACGATPINGLLEVARRRHLRPTLLDLRNSGDTAGDKSRVVGYGAFAFEAA; this is encoded by the coding sequence ATGGCCGCCTCCCCCACCGCCACCACCCCCACCTCTTCCGCCTCCGGCTACTTGCGCCCCCCCGCCGTCGCCGGCCTGTTCTACCCCGGCGACGGCCAGCAGCTGGCTGTGGAGGTCTCGGCACTGCTGGCCGAATGCCATCCACCCCGCCTGCGTCCCAAAGCGCTGATCGCCCCCCATGCCGGCTACATCTACTCGGGACCGGTGGCCGCCCAGGCCTATGCCCTCCTGGAACCCCTGCGTCCCGTCGTGCGGCGGGTGTTGCTGCTGGGACCGGTGCATCGGGTGCCGGTGCGCGGTCTGGCCACGACCGGCGCCAGCCATTTCCGCACGCCCCTGGGCGACGTGCCGATCGATGGCGCGGCCGTGCGGGAAGCCTGCCGCCTGCCGCAGGTCGCCATCTACGACCAGGCCCACGGCGCGGAGCATTCCCTGGAGGTGCATCTGCCCTTCTTGCAGACCGTGCTCGATGAATTCAGCCTGGTGCCCTTCGCGGTGGGCATGGCCTCGGCCAGCGAGGTCGCCGAAGTGCTCGACCTGCTCTGGGGCGGCGAGGAAACCCTGATCGTGGTGAGTTCCGACCTGTCGCACTATCAGCCTTACCAGGAGGCCCGGCAACGGGACCGCCACACCGCCGACGACATCCTGCATCTGCGCCTGCTCGGCGACCATGAGCAGGCCTGCGGCGCCACGCCGATCAACGGCCTGCTCGAAGTGGCGCGCCGCCGGCATCTGCGTCCGACGCTTCTCGATCTGCGCAATTCCGGCGACACGGCGGGCGACAAGTCCCGCGTCGTCGGCTACGGGGCCTTCGCCTTCGAGGCGGCGTAA
- the epsL gene encoding XrtB/PEP-CTERM-associated polysaccharide biosynthesis outer membrane protein EpsL, which produces MQNNYNVLIDPLRNSNDSSNSKIRFPLPHRLPPDLRRGVLAASLALLAGDACALLNDKVDLYVAETVTHDSNVFRISDAANANAAIGSSQKGDDITRTEFGVSLNVPVSRQRLVASLSANRTHYAHYSDLDFTGRAARGAWLWEAGDQLNGELGYGETKTLASFSDIQSRIVNPLLTQRAFASANYLITPRWQLQAGVTQTNRKNDNLAQRVNDSELRDLEFGVNYISPTTSKIGLSLRQTDGRLPNDQRVFGSLYSNDYRQHSVGLVTDWTISAKSRLTARLDHARRNYDDLSQRNWSGTLAQVNYDWKVSETFTLTARAQRDISPTEDIQTYFVLTKGVSLRPTLQLSPKTQISATLERSVRDYLGDAATVLGAPMRSDTVHTVGATLSYAPIPKLTLRFSVQREKRSSNIVLADYEDNLVYLSVNYAF; this is translated from the coding sequence ATGCAAAACAATTACAACGTCCTGATCGATCCGCTGCGCAACTCGAACGATTCGAGCAACTCGAAAATCCGCTTTCCGCTTCCCCACCGCCTGCCTCCCGACCTGAGACGCGGCGTCCTCGCCGCGTCGCTGGCCCTGCTCGCCGGCGACGCCTGCGCGCTGCTCAACGACAAGGTCGATCTCTACGTGGCGGAAACCGTCACCCACGACAGCAACGTCTTCCGCATCTCGGATGCCGCCAACGCCAACGCCGCCATCGGCTCATCGCAGAAGGGCGACGACATCACCCGTACCGAGTTCGGCGTCAGTCTCAACGTCCCGGTCAGCCGCCAGCGTCTCGTCGCCAGCCTCAGCGCCAACCGCACCCACTACGCGCACTACTCGGATCTCGATTTCACCGGACGCGCCGCGCGCGGCGCCTGGCTCTGGGAAGCGGGCGATCAACTGAACGGCGAGCTGGGCTACGGCGAGACCAAGACCCTGGCATCGTTCAGCGATATCCAGAGCCGCATCGTCAACCCCTTGCTCACCCAGCGCGCCTTCGCCAGCGCCAATTATCTGATCACGCCGCGCTGGCAGCTCCAGGCCGGGGTGACGCAAACAAACCGGAAGAACGACAACCTCGCCCAGCGGGTGAACGACTCCGAACTGCGCGATCTGGAGTTCGGCGTCAACTACATTTCCCCGACCACCAGCAAGATCGGCCTCAGCCTGCGCCAGACCGACGGCCGCCTGCCCAACGACCAGCGGGTTTTCGGCAGCCTCTACAGCAACGACTATCGCCAGCACAGCGTCGGCCTGGTGACCGATTGGACGATCAGCGCCAAGTCGCGCCTCACGGCGCGCCTGGACCATGCGCGCCGAAACTACGACGACCTCAGTCAGCGCAACTGGAGCGGCACCCTGGCCCAGGTGAATTACGACTGGAAGGTCTCCGAGACCTTCACCCTGACCGCCCGCGCGCAACGCGACATCAGCCCGACCGAGGACATCCAGACCTACTTCGTCCTGACCAAGGGCGTCAGCCTGCGCCCCACCCTGCAGTTGAGCCCCAAGACCCAGATTTCGGCGACCCTGGAGCGCAGCGTCAGGGACTATCTGGGCGACGCCGCCACCGTCCTGGGCGCTCCGATGCGCAGCGACACCGTACACACCGTGGGGGCAACCCTGTCCTATGCGCCCATCCCCAAGCTGACCCTGCGTTTCTCGGTGCAGCGGGAGAAGCGCTCGTCCAACATCGTCCTCGCGGATTACGAGGACAACCTGGTCTATCTCAGCGTGAACTACGCTTTTTAA
- the amrS gene encoding AmmeMemoRadiSam system radical SAM enzyme: MEGRHEQLSGPPARWWHKLADGRIQCDLCPRDCRLHEGQRGACFVRARHQDRIILTTYGRSSGFCIDPVEKKPLNHFYPGSSILSFGTAGCNLACKFCQNWDISKSREMDTLMDDATPEAIARAAARYQAKSVAFTYNDPVIFAEYAMDTADACHALGIKAVAVTAGYIHAEPAREFYAKMDAANVDLKAFTDAFYVKLCGGHLQPVLDTLSYIAHHTDCWLEITTLLIPGENDSAAELTALSQWVARELGPDVPLHFSAFHPDWKMTDRPPTPPATLLEARRIALEAGLRYVYTGNVHNPAGDATYCPGCGAAVIRRDWYEILGYDLTDDGHCRHCGTLIAGRFGPLGTPFGSRRIPVRLHGELS; the protein is encoded by the coding sequence ATGGAAGGAAGACACGAGCAGTTGAGCGGCCCGCCCGCACGCTGGTGGCACAAACTCGCCGACGGACGCATCCAGTGCGACCTCTGCCCACGGGATTGCAGGCTCCACGAGGGGCAGCGCGGCGCGTGTTTCGTCCGCGCCCGCCACCAGGACCGGATCATTCTGACCACCTACGGCCGCAGCTCCGGCTTTTGCATCGACCCGGTGGAGAAAAAGCCGCTGAACCATTTCTACCCGGGCTCCAGCATCCTCTCCTTCGGTACCGCCGGCTGCAACCTGGCCTGCAAGTTCTGCCAGAACTGGGACATTTCCAAGTCCCGCGAAATGGATACCCTGATGGACGACGCGACGCCGGAGGCCATCGCCCGCGCCGCCGCCCGCTACCAGGCGAAAAGCGTGGCCTTCACCTACAACGACCCGGTGATCTTCGCCGAATACGCGATGGACACCGCCGATGCCTGTCACGCCCTGGGCATCAAGGCGGTGGCCGTCACCGCCGGCTACATCCACGCGGAGCCGGCGCGCGAGTTCTACGCCAAGATGGACGCCGCCAACGTGGACCTGAAAGCCTTCACCGACGCGTTCTACGTCAAGCTCTGCGGCGGCCATCTGCAGCCGGTGCTGGACACGCTGAGCTACATCGCCCATCACACGGACTGCTGGCTGGAGATCACCACCCTGCTGATTCCCGGCGAGAACGACAGCGCCGCCGAACTGACGGCCCTGTCCCAGTGGGTGGCCAGGGAACTGGGGCCCGACGTGCCGCTGCACTTTTCCGCCTTCCACCCGGACTGGAAAATGACCGACCGGCCGCCGACGCCGCCGGCGACGCTGCTGGAAGCTCGTCGCATCGCGCTGGAGGCCGGCCTGCGCTACGTCTACACCGGCAATGTGCACAACCCGGCGGGGGACGCCACCTACTGTCCGGGCTGCGGCGCGGCGGTGATCCGCCGCGACTGGTACGAAATCCTCGGCTACGACCTGACCGACGACGGCCACTGCCGCCACTGCGGTACGCTCATCGCCGGCCGCTTCGGCCCGCTGGGCACGCCCTTCGGTTCGCGCCGCATCCCGGTGCGGCTGCACGGCGAACTTTCATGA
- the ispD gene encoding 2-C-methyl-D-erythritol 4-phosphate cytidylyltransferase, protein MTRYALVPAAGSGSRMGGEKPKQYLPLLGRPLIHHTLASLCAVPAIAKIFVVLAADDADWARHDWSLLAGRLEVLRCGGATRAESVTNGLRAMAAMAVAADDWVLVHDAARACLAPAQVEALIRTVGDDPVGGILAVPVADTLKRAGADQRVQATVPRDGLWQAQTPQMFRHRQLLQALECCPDVTDEAGAIEALGLAPRLVAADATNFKVTYPADLRLAEWILRSRQLSSAEQS, encoded by the coding sequence ATGACCCGTTATGCACTCGTTCCCGCCGCCGGCAGCGGCTCCCGCATGGGTGGGGAAAAACCCAAGCAATACCTTCCCCTGCTGGGGCGGCCCCTGATCCATCACACGCTCGCCAGCCTCTGCGCGGTGCCGGCGATCGCCAAGATATTCGTGGTGCTGGCGGCGGACGACGCCGACTGGGCGCGCCACGACTGGTCCCTCCTGGCCGGGCGCCTGGAGGTGCTGCGCTGTGGCGGAGCGACCCGCGCCGAGAGCGTGACCAATGGCCTGCGAGCGATGGCGGCCATGGCCGTGGCCGCCGACGACTGGGTCCTGGTCCATGACGCGGCGCGCGCCTGCCTGGCGCCCGCCCAGGTGGAAGCCCTGATCCGGACGGTGGGCGACGACCCGGTGGGCGGCATCCTGGCGGTGCCGGTGGCCGATACGCTGAAGCGCGCCGGCGCGGACCAGCGCGTCCAGGCCACGGTGCCGCGGGACGGGCTGTGGCAGGCGCAGACGCCGCAGATGTTCCGCCATCGTCAACTGCTGCAAGCGCTGGAATGCTGCCCCGACGTCACCGACGAGGCCGGCGCGATCGAGGCGCTGGGCCTGGCGCCGCGCCTGGTGGCCGCCGACGCCACTAATTTCAAGGTCACCTATCCCGCCGATCTGCGCCTGGCCGAATGGATCCTGCGCAGCCGCCAACTTTCGTCCGCTGAACAATCATGA
- the thpR gene encoding RNA 2',3'-cyclic phosphodiesterase, giving the protein MESGDGSGSRRLFFALWPPAEQADALHRLAVDAEKLCGGRAMARHTLHLTLAFLGRVEEARLPELRAMVDDMAGAIKAAAFDLVLDRLDYWRHNRILWAGCETMPPGLEVLAERLQETLRGAGYALERRRFAAHVTLLRNARCPAPPPLTFSLTWPVTGFVLVESRSSTAGADYQVLERWPLS; this is encoded by the coding sequence ATGGAGTCCGGGGACGGGAGCGGATCGCGCCGCCTGTTCTTCGCGCTCTGGCCGCCCGCCGAGCAGGCCGATGCCTTGCACCGGCTGGCGGTCGATGCTGAAAAACTTTGCGGTGGCCGGGCGATGGCGCGGCATACGCTGCATTTGACGCTGGCCTTCCTCGGCCGGGTCGAGGAAGCGCGCCTGCCGGAACTGCGCGCGATGGTCGACGACATGGCCGGCGCCATCAAGGCCGCCGCCTTCGACCTGGTGCTGGACCGGCTCGACTACTGGCGTCACAACCGAATTCTCTGGGCCGGCTGCGAGACCATGCCACCCGGACTGGAAGTCCTGGCCGAGCGCCTGCAAGAGACCTTGCGCGGCGCCGGCTACGCACTGGAGCGGCGGCGCTTTGCCGCCCACGTGACGCTGCTGCGCAATGCCCGCTGTCCGGCGCCGCCGCCGCTGACGTTCTCCCTGACCTGGCCGGTGACCGGGTTCGTGCTGGTCGAGTCGCGCTCCTCGACGGCCGGCGCCGACTACCAGGTGCTGGAGCGCTGGCCGCTGAGCTGA
- the ispF gene encoding 2-C-methyl-D-erythritol 2,4-cyclodiphosphate synthase, with amino-acid sequence MTLDIRIGQGFDVHAFAAGRPLIIGGVTIPFERGLLGHSDADVLLHAITDAVLGAAGLGDIGRHFPDTDPRWSGADSRMLLRGAVERVRLAGWRVGNVDCTVICQAPRILPHAPAMAANIAADLGIEPGAVNIKGKTTEQLGFTGRGEGIAAQAVALLLRDGA; translated from the coding sequence ATGACTCTCGATATCCGCATCGGCCAAGGCTTCGACGTCCATGCCTTCGCCGCAGGCCGCCCCTTGATCATCGGCGGCGTGACCATTCCCTTCGAACGGGGACTGCTGGGCCATTCCGATGCCGACGTGCTGCTGCACGCCATCACCGACGCCGTGCTGGGGGCGGCCGGCCTGGGCGACATCGGGCGCCATTTCCCCGATACCGATCCGCGCTGGAGCGGGGCCGACAGCCGGATGCTGCTGCGCGGCGCGGTCGAGCGGGTGCGGCTGGCGGGCTGGCGGGTGGGCAACGTCGATTGCACCGTGATCTGCCAGGCGCCGAGAATCCTGCCCCATGCGCCGGCCATGGCGGCCAACATCGCCGCCGATCTGGGCATCGAGCCCGGCGCGGTGAATATCAAGGGCAAGACCACCGAGCAACTGGGCTTCACCGGCCGCGGCGAGGGCATCGCGGCGCAGGCGGTGGCCCTGTTGCTGCGCGATGGCGCCTGA
- a CDS encoding GNVR domain-containing protein, giving the protein MNTDLLFAALRARYRVFLLVVAATVLAATVVSLVMPKTYVATASILVDGRDEQSMANRSAPLERERIGYLQTQVDILTGMQVARQVVADLRLGDDAELREKFESDTGAAGGTGDMGSFEEWLGQALRKEVKVDTTQSSVIRLSFPARQPKFAAAVANGFAKAYVDAMLKLRTEPTRVASVWFDEQAVGLRADLERARQRLAEYQRQKGIVVSDERFDVENARFVELANQVARAGNRHADALAGNLAQAEARLREMAVEFGPRHPQYLQQQALVDELRTNLMDRAQNDGAASYGRQRRAGLVAAMEAQRERVLQLKIARGELAVLEHDVALAQQTYDQAMQRLMANRIDSRASQTNVSIIDPAVPPGKPSRPRILLNIGLSLALGIMLALTVVYLMETADRRVRRAVDLEGDPEVPMLAVLNRWEPLERGLPGPRLARHLLR; this is encoded by the coding sequence ATGAATACCGATCTGTTGTTCGCCGCCCTGCGCGCCCGTTATCGCGTGTTCCTGCTGGTCGTCGCGGCCACCGTGCTCGCCGCGACGGTGGTCAGCCTGGTCATGCCCAAGACCTATGTCGCGACCGCTTCGATACTGGTCGACGGGCGCGACGAGCAGTCGATGGCCAATCGGAGCGCGCCGCTGGAACGGGAACGCATCGGCTATCTGCAGACCCAGGTGGATATCCTGACCGGGATGCAGGTGGCGCGGCAGGTGGTTGCCGATCTGCGGCTGGGCGACGACGCCGAGTTGCGCGAGAAGTTCGAGTCCGACACCGGCGCCGCCGGTGGCACCGGTGACATGGGCAGCTTCGAAGAGTGGCTGGGCCAGGCGCTGCGCAAGGAAGTCAAGGTCGACACCACCCAGAGCAGCGTCATCCGCCTGAGTTTCCCCGCCCGGCAGCCGAAGTTCGCCGCCGCCGTCGCCAACGGCTTCGCCAAGGCCTACGTGGATGCGATGCTGAAGCTGCGAACCGAGCCGACGCGCGTGGCTTCCGTGTGGTTCGACGAGCAGGCCGTCGGTCTGCGGGCGGACCTGGAGCGGGCGCGGCAGCGGCTGGCGGAATACCAGCGGCAAAAGGGCATCGTCGTCAGCGACGAGCGATTCGATGTCGAGAATGCCCGCTTCGTCGAGCTGGCGAACCAGGTGGCGCGCGCCGGCAACCGCCACGCCGACGCGCTGGCCGGAAACCTGGCGCAGGCCGAGGCGCGCCTGCGGGAGATGGCGGTCGAATTCGGGCCACGGCACCCCCAATATCTGCAACAGCAGGCCCTGGTCGATGAACTGCGTACGAACCTGATGGACCGAGCGCAGAACGACGGCGCGGCCTCCTACGGCCGTCAGCGCCGGGCCGGCCTGGTCGCCGCGATGGAGGCGCAGCGCGAGCGGGTGCTGCAACTCAAGATCGCCCGCGGCGAACTGGCGGTGCTCGAACATGACGTCGCGCTGGCGCAGCAGACCTACGACCAGGCGATGCAGCGGCTGATGGCCAACCGGATCGACAGCCGGGCCAGCCAGACCAACGTCAGCATCATCGATCCGGCCGTGCCGCCCGGCAAGCCGTCCCGTCCCCGGATCCTGCTCAACATCGGGCTGTCCCTGGCGCTGGGGATCATGCTCGCGCTCACCGTGGTCTATCTGATGGAAACCGCCGATCGGCGCGTGCGCCGGGCCGTCGATCTGGAGGGCGATCCGGAGGTGCCGATGCTGGCCGTCCTGAATCGTTGGGAGCCGCTGGAACGGGGGCTGCCCGGCCCGCGCCTGGCCCGGCATCTGTTGCGTTGA
- a CDS encoding MgtC/SapB family protein: protein MENTAQQVQLFATSLAVGLLIGLERERKPDAKAGVRTYALTSLLGSLSALLAKDVDSGWVVALGLIAVGGMMMLATAQDPHDDGDPGTTSVVALMIAYGLGAAIWLGHDTLAVMLAIATTVLLYFKSELHGFSSRITARDLISVLQFGVLSFIVLPILPNSDFGPFNAFNPRQIWWLVVLISGLSLAGYVALRLIGTRHGAAMIGIFGGLASSTATTMIYSRHARRDSGLTAMAALVVLLANLTVLVRLALVALVVAPPLFHPLAIIFGAGFGAGLLFTLWVWLRLGQRTQMPTPEIANPAELRSALTFGALYAVMLMIAAWIQESAGHRGLYAVSLASGLTDVDAIVLSSLKLFNLEKLAAEQAVVAVALATLANLAFKTGLVVSIGGRRLASRTVPGLAAIAVGIGAALTFAL, encoded by the coding sequence ATGGAAAATACCGCGCAACAAGTGCAGCTCTTCGCCACCAGCCTGGCCGTCGGCCTGCTCATCGGTTTGGAGCGGGAACGCAAGCCCGACGCCAAGGCCGGAGTTCGCACCTACGCGCTCACGTCCCTGCTGGGCAGCTTGAGCGCCCTGCTGGCCAAGGATGTGGACAGCGGCTGGGTCGTGGCGCTGGGGCTGATCGCGGTGGGCGGCATGATGATGCTGGCCACCGCCCAGGACCCCCACGACGACGGCGATCCGGGCACCACTTCGGTCGTCGCGCTGATGATCGCCTACGGCCTGGGGGCCGCGATCTGGCTGGGACATGACACGCTGGCCGTGATGCTGGCCATCGCCACCACGGTCCTGCTCTATTTCAAGAGCGAATTGCACGGCTTCAGCAGCCGCATCACCGCCCGCGACCTGATCTCGGTGCTGCAGTTCGGCGTCCTCTCGTTCATCGTGCTGCCGATCCTGCCCAACAGCGATTTCGGCCCGTTCAACGCCTTCAACCCGCGCCAGATCTGGTGGCTGGTGGTGCTGATTTCCGGGCTGTCCCTGGCCGGCTATGTCGCGTTGCGCCTGATCGGCACCCGCCACGGCGCCGCCATGATCGGGATTTTCGGCGGCCTGGCCTCCAGCACCGCCACCACCATGATCTATTCCCGCCATGCCCGGCGAGACAGCGGACTGACCGCGATGGCCGCCCTGGTGGTGCTGCTGGCCAATCTGACGGTGCTGGTCCGGCTGGCCCTGGTCGCCCTGGTGGTGGCGCCGCCCCTGTTCCATCCCTTGGCCATCATATTCGGCGCCGGATTCGGCGCCGGCCTGCTGTTCACCCTGTGGGTCTGGCTGCGCCTGGGGCAGCGCACGCAAATGCCCACGCCGGAAATCGCCAACCCTGCCGAATTGCGCAGCGCCCTCACCTTCGGCGCCCTCTATGCCGTGATGCTGATGATTGCGGCATGGATCCAGGAAAGCGCCGGCCACCGCGGCCTCTATGCGGTCAGCCTGGCTTCCGGACTCACCGACGTGGATGCCATCGTGCTGTCGAGCCTCAAGCTGTTCAACCTCGAAAAGCTGGCGGCGGAGCAGGCCGTGGTCGCCGTCGCGCTGGCGACCCTGGCCAACCTGGCCTTCAAGACCGGCCTGGTCGTCAGCATCGGCGGCAGGCGCCTGGCCAGCCGCACCGTGCCCGGCCTGGCCGCGATTGCCGTTGGCATTGGTGCCGCGCTGACGTTCGCTCTATAG
- the amrA gene encoding AmmeMemoRadiSam system protein A — protein MDALGLALLRRARNAIAAELGAEAAPAADESAPTALAAPGATFVTLTQAGRLRGCIGSLEAHRSLAEDVAANARAAAFRDPRFPPLGSAELPSTRVEVSLLSPPSAIVFHDEADACARLRPGIDGVILEYGNHRATFLPQVWEDLPSPADFLAHLKRKAGLPADFWSPDIRLHRYEVRKWKEDTSS, from the coding sequence ATGGACGCCCTTGGCCTCGCCCTCCTGCGCCGCGCCAGGAACGCGATTGCCGCGGAACTCGGTGCGGAGGCCGCCCCGGCGGCGGATGAGTCCGCGCCGACCGCGCTCGCCGCGCCGGGCGCCACCTTCGTCACGTTGACCCAGGCGGGACGGCTGCGCGGCTGCATCGGCTCGCTCGAAGCCCATCGTTCCCTGGCGGAGGATGTGGCGGCCAACGCGCGGGCCGCGGCATTTCGCGATCCCCGCTTCCCGCCGCTGGGCAGTGCCGAGTTGCCGTCCACCCGCGTCGAGGTGTCGCTGCTGTCGCCGCCCAGCGCCATCGTCTTTCACGACGAGGCCGATGCGTGTGCCCGCCTGCGTCCGGGCATCGATGGCGTGATCCTCGAATATGGGAACCATCGCGCCACTTTCCTGCCACAAGTATGGGAAGACCTGCCCAGTCCCGCCGACTTCCTCGCCCACCTGAAGCGCAAGGCGGGCCTGCCGGCGGATTTCTGGTCGCCGGACATCCGGCTCCATCGCTACGAGGTACGGAAATGGAAGGAAGACACGAGCAGTTGA